The following proteins are co-located in the Microvirga ossetica genome:
- a CDS encoding MaoC family dehydratase, protein MHDENRHPRGGLYFEDFVVGTTIRHRLTRTVTQMDNMLFSNMTLNPQPLHIDAHFCATETEWGKPLMNSLFTLGLMIGISVNDTTVGTTIANLGMTDVKFPGPLFEGDTVNATTEIVAKRESKSRPDAGIVDFVHRAYKQDGTLIAECRRQAFMRKRSV, encoded by the coding sequence ATGCACGATGAGAACAGGCACCCCAGAGGCGGCCTCTATTTCGAGGATTTCGTCGTCGGCACCACCATCCGTCACCGCCTGACCCGGACGGTGACGCAGATGGACAACATGCTGTTCTCCAACATGACCTTGAACCCGCAGCCGCTGCACATCGATGCGCATTTTTGCGCAACGGAAACGGAATGGGGCAAGCCGCTGATGAATTCCCTGTTCACCCTGGGCCTGATGATCGGCATCTCGGTCAACGACACGACGGTCGGCACCACCATCGCCAATCTCGGCATGACGGACGTGAAATTTCCCGGGCCCCTGTTCGAGGGCGACACGGTGAATGCGACGACGGAGATCGTCGCCAAGCGCGAATCCAAGTCGCGTCCCGATGCGGGCATCGTCGACTTCGTCCACCGCGCCTACAAGCAGGATGGCACCCTCATTGCCGAATGCCGCCGCCAAGCCTTCATGCGCAAGAGGAGCGTGTGA
- a CDS encoding HpcH/HpaI aldolase/citrate lyase family protein, with the protein MRSLLFVPGDSPKKLEKGLSSGADILLIDLEDSVALSAKPEARRVTAAFLAEQRATAVRPRLFVRVNGLTTGLIDADLDGVMNAAPDGIMLPKAVGGADVSHLGAKLAVREAEFGLDDGATRILAIATENAAGIFALGTFAGASHRLTGLTWGGEDLSADLGAEANRDEAGAYTEPYRLARSLTLFGATAAGVDAIDSVYTNFRDMTGLEAECRMARRDGFVAKMAIHPAQVPVINDAFTPSSEAIERARAVVETFRANPEAGVVGIEGEMVDRPHLLRAERLLRRAGQF; encoded by the coding sequence ATGCGCTCGCTGCTCTTCGTGCCGGGCGACAGCCCGAAGAAGCTCGAGAAGGGCCTGAGCTCGGGCGCCGATATCCTCCTCATCGATCTGGAAGACTCGGTTGCGCTCTCCGCCAAACCGGAGGCCCGGCGTGTCACGGCTGCGTTTCTGGCTGAGCAGCGCGCTACGGCGGTAAGGCCGCGCCTGTTCGTGCGCGTGAACGGCCTGACCACCGGGCTGATCGACGCGGATCTCGATGGGGTCATGAACGCAGCACCAGACGGCATCATGCTGCCCAAGGCGGTCGGCGGGGCGGACGTATCCCATCTCGGGGCAAAGCTCGCCGTCCGCGAGGCGGAATTCGGCCTCGACGACGGCGCAACCCGCATTCTCGCAATCGCGACCGAAAATGCCGCCGGCATCTTCGCCCTCGGCACCTTTGCCGGTGCAAGCCACCGGCTCACGGGGCTGACATGGGGCGGCGAGGATTTGTCGGCCGATCTCGGAGCCGAGGCGAACCGCGACGAGGCCGGAGCCTACACGGAGCCCTACCGCCTCGCGCGGTCCCTCACGCTCTTCGGCGCGACCGCAGCCGGCGTCGATGCCATCGATTCCGTCTATACCAATTTCCGCGACATGACCGGCCTCGAAGCCGAATGCCGCATGGCGCGCCGCGACGGCTTTGTTGCGAAGATGGCGATCCACCCGGCCCAGGTGCCCGTCATCAACGACGCCTTCACCCCCTCCTCCGAGGCCATCGAGCGCGCGCGTGCCGTCGTCGAGACCTTTCGGGCCAATCCGGAGGCGGGCGTCGTCGGAATCGAGGGCGAGATGGTGGACCGTCCGCACCTGCTGCGGGCCGAACGGCTTCTGCGCCGGGCCGGCCAATTCTGA
- a CDS encoding TrmH family RNA methyltransferase: MPIAVSDPDDPRIEDYRAIRERDLVGRQHRFVAEGEVVLRVLLQQSRFRIESLLLAEGRLNGLSDALALLPPEVPVYVANRAVMDAIVGFPIHRGVLAVARRAPLPPAEELLSRMPGSALVVGLIGLANHDNVGGIFRNAAAFGASAVLLDPETCDPLYRKAIRVSVGGALVVPFTRVPSVDAMVEALQAASFEIIALSPSGEEILSQIRPARRTAVLLGAEGPGLPPGLLARTRTVSIPMSGGFDSLNVATTSGIVLHHLSQKG; the protein is encoded by the coding sequence ATGCCAATTGCCGTTTCAGATCCCGACGATCCGCGGATCGAGGATTACCGCGCCATCCGCGAGCGCGATCTCGTCGGGCGCCAGCATCGTTTCGTTGCGGAAGGCGAGGTGGTTCTCCGGGTCCTGTTGCAGCAATCCCGGTTCAGGATCGAGTCGCTTCTGCTGGCGGAAGGCAGGCTGAACGGCTTGAGCGATGCATTGGCCCTGCTTCCTCCGGAGGTTCCGGTATATGTTGCGAACCGGGCGGTCATGGATGCCATCGTGGGCTTTCCGATCCACCGAGGGGTCCTCGCCGTCGCCAGGCGCGCCCCGCTGCCGCCGGCCGAGGAACTACTCTCCAGGATGCCGGGAAGCGCCCTCGTAGTCGGGCTGATCGGCTTGGCCAATCACGACAATGTCGGCGGGATCTTCCGCAATGCGGCGGCCTTTGGTGCGAGCGCGGTTCTGCTCGATCCGGAAACCTGCGACCCCCTCTATCGCAAGGCCATCCGCGTCTCCGTCGGCGGGGCGCTTGTCGTGCCCTTCACGCGGGTTCCATCAGTGGATGCCATGGTCGAAGCGCTTCAGGCGGCCTCCTTCGAGATCATCGCGCTGTCCCCCTCGGGCGAGGAGATTCTCTCACAGATCAGGCCAGCCCGGCGGACCGCCGTGCTCCTCGGAGCAGAAGGACCCGGCCTGCCGCCCGGCCTGCTCGCCCGGACCAGGACCGTGTCCATTCCCATGAGCGGCGGCTTCGATTCCCTGAATGTCGCAACCACCAGCGGGATCGTCCTGCACCACCTGTCGCAGAAGGGTTGA
- a CDS encoding MBL fold metallo-hydrolase — protein MTITRRTVLASTALAAAPIAEPALAQTASSPAPVQGAASRQAPGFYRYKVGDIEVTAVNDGSAPRPLEGFIRNAELSAVQQAARDAFLPQNTIQNSFTALVLNNGGRLTLIDTGNGDSGAPTTGRWMENFRAAGFDPSQVNTIVISHFHGDHINGMRRKDGTAVFPNAEVLVPATEWAFWMDDARMNQAPENMRGGFLGARRVFSPIAKDVKQYEMDKEIVPGLTSVAAPGHTPGHTAYMLSSGSGKLLILSDTANHPALFVRNPDWSAVFDMDADVARATRRKMLDLAASERAQVAFYHAPFPATGHITKDGDGFRFVPVQWSPAV, from the coding sequence ATGACGATCACACGCCGCACCGTACTTGCCAGCACCGCTCTCGCCGCCGCGCCCATCGCCGAGCCTGCGCTCGCCCAAACCGCTTCCTCCCCCGCTCCGGTACAGGGCGCCGCGTCGCGCCAAGCCCCCGGCTTCTACCGCTACAAGGTCGGCGATATCGAAGTGACGGCCGTCAATGACGGCTCCGCGCCCCGTCCGCTCGAAGGCTTCATCCGCAATGCGGAGCTTTCCGCCGTCCAGCAGGCCGCGCGCGATGCGTTCCTGCCGCAGAACACGATCCAGAACAGCTTCACCGCGCTCGTTCTGAACAATGGCGGCCGCCTGACCCTGATCGATACGGGCAACGGCGATTCCGGCGCCCCCACGACCGGACGCTGGATGGAGAATTTCCGCGCCGCCGGCTTCGACCCGTCTCAGGTCAACACAATCGTCATCAGCCACTTCCACGGCGATCACATCAATGGCATGCGCCGCAAGGACGGCACAGCCGTCTTCCCGAACGCCGAAGTGCTGGTTCCGGCCACCGAATGGGCGTTCTGGATGGACGATGCCCGCATGAACCAGGCTCCCGAGAACATGAGAGGCGGCTTCCTCGGCGCCCGCCGCGTCTTCAGCCCCATCGCCAAGGATGTGAAGCAATATGAAATGGACAAGGAGATTGTGCCTGGGCTCACCTCGGTTGCCGCGCCGGGCCATACTCCAGGGCACACGGCGTATATGCTCTCCTCCGGCTCGGGCAAGCTGCTGATCCTGTCGGACACGGCCAATCACCCGGCCCTGTTCGTGCGCAATCCGGACTGGTCGGCCGTGTTCGACATGGATGCCGATGTCGCGCGGGCCACCCGCCGCAAGATGCTGGACCTAGCCGCCTCGGAGCGGGCGCAGGTCGCGTTCTACCATGCGCCCTTCCCGGCGACGGGCCATATCACCAAAGACGGCGACGGCTTCCGCTTCGTACCGGTGCAGTGGAGCCCGGCCGTCTAA
- a CDS encoding NAD kinase — translation MARRFNSIAFVASAAPDAQGALKILQDRYANAVPEQADVIVALGGDGLMLQSLHRFMGTAKPIYGMNKGTVGFLMNDYREEELFERLEAAERSIVHPLLMVAWDVHGVAHTARAINEVAMFRQTYQAGKLRVSVDSQVRIPELIADGILVSTPAGSTAYNLSVGGTILPLNAPLLALTPISAFRPRRWRGALLPDHAKIQIEVREAENRPVSAVADHTEFRNVSHVHVSMDRTVDLVMLHDPGHSLDERILREQFGY, via the coding sequence ATGGCCCGCCGTTTCAACAGCATCGCATTCGTCGCCAGCGCCGCGCCTGACGCCCAGGGCGCCTTGAAGATCCTGCAGGACCGCTATGCGAACGCTGTTCCCGAGCAGGCAGACGTGATCGTGGCGCTCGGCGGCGACGGCCTCATGCTGCAGAGCCTGCACCGGTTCATGGGCACGGCCAAGCCGATCTACGGCATGAACAAGGGCACGGTCGGCTTCCTGATGAACGACTACCGGGAAGAGGAATTGTTCGAACGACTGGAGGCGGCCGAACGAAGCATAGTGCATCCGCTGCTGATGGTGGCCTGGGACGTGCACGGCGTCGCCCATACCGCCCGCGCCATCAACGAAGTCGCCATGTTTCGGCAGACCTACCAGGCGGGCAAGCTGCGCGTGAGCGTCGATTCGCAGGTTCGGATCCCGGAGCTGATCGCGGATGGTATCCTGGTTTCGACCCCTGCCGGATCGACCGCCTACAACCTCTCGGTCGGCGGAACGATCCTGCCCCTCAACGCACCCCTTCTGGCCCTGACGCCGATCTCCGCCTTTCGCCCGCGCCGCTGGCGCGGAGCGCTTCTGCCGGATCATGCCAAGATCCAGATCGAGGTTCGGGAGGCGGAGAACCGTCCGGTCAGCGCGGTTGCCGACCACACCGAGTTCCGCAACGTCTCGCATGTGCATGTCTCGATGGATCGCACCGTCGATCTGGTGATGCTGCACGATCCGGGCCACAGCCTGGACGAGCGCATCCTGCGCGAGCAATTCGGCTATTGA
- the cutA gene encoding divalent-cation tolerance protein CutA, giving the protein MDRPLLVYTTFPDMDIALSVGEGLVRDRLIACINVLPGMHSVYAWKGSIERGQEVVAILKTRKGLQDRVHQALKEKHPYETPVILFIEPTGADSATLEWILTETSASQP; this is encoded by the coding sequence ATGGATCGCCCACTTCTCGTCTATACGACCTTTCCCGATATGGACATCGCACTCTCGGTCGGGGAGGGGCTCGTTCGGGACAGGCTGATCGCCTGCATCAACGTGCTGCCGGGCATGCATTCGGTCTATGCCTGGAAGGGCAGCATCGAGCGCGGGCAGGAGGTTGTGGCGATCCTGAAGACCCGCAAGGGCCTTCAGGATCGGGTGCATCAGGCGCTCAAGGAGAAGCATCCTTACGAGACGCCGGTCATCCTCTTCATCGAGCCGACCGGCGCGGATTCAGCCACCCTGGAGTGGATTTTGACAGAAACGTCCGCGAGCCAGCCTTAG